A region from the Salmo trutta chromosome 40, fSalTru1.1, whole genome shotgun sequence genome encodes:
- the LOC115180208 gene encoding ethanolamine kinase 1: protein MANYIHVPDEAPAVPKIDVTLDENDYRSGALRLIKELRPFWKPSEVKMKFFTDGITNKLLGCYVGGVMQDVVLVRIYGNKTELFVDRENEVKSFRTLHAHRCAPRLYCTFNNGLCYEFLQGQALEPEHIRSLPTSRLIARQLAKYHAIHAHNGWVPQSDLWLTMGKYFALVPKFFQDPEMNMRLNSEVPSRRRLREEMVWMQQSLSVLGSPVVLCHNDLLCKNIIYNQQGENVKFIDYEYAGYNYQAYDIGNHFNEFAGLNEVDYSHYPERSLQLQWLHSYLEAYKEHKGQGSEVTETEVEVLYVQVNRFSLASHFFWGLWALIQAAFSTIDFDFLGYAVLRFSQYFKMKPEVAALHFPE from the exons ATGGCCAACTACATTCACGTACCCGACGAGGCGCCCGCTGTACCCAAAATAGATGTCACATTAGACGAGAACGATTACAGATCTGGTGCATTGAGACTAATCAAGGAACTGAGACCGTTCTGGAAACCATCCGAGGTCAAAATGAAG TTCTTCACAGATGGAATCACCAATAAGTTGCTGGGCTGCTACGTGGGCGGGGTCATGCAGGATGTGGTCCTGGTGCGTATCTACGGCAACAAGACGGAGCTGTTTGTGGACCGGGAGAACGAGGTGAAGAGTTTCCGGACGCTCCACGCACACCGCTGCGCCCCGCGTCTCTACTGTACCTTCAACAACGGCCTCTGCTATGAGTTCCTACAGGGCCAGGCACTGGAACCCGAACACATCCGCAGCCTGCCCACGTCCAG GCTCATCGCGAGGCAGCTGGCTAAGTACCATGCCATCCATGCTCACAACGGATGGGTGCCCCAGTCAGACCTGTGGCTCACAATGGGCAAGTACTTCGCCCTGGTGCCCAAGTTCTTCCAAGACCCAGAGATGAACATGAG gTTAAACAGTGAGGTGCCCAGTCGAAGGCGACTGAGGGAAGAGATGGTGTGGATGCAGCAGAGTCTGTCTGTGCTGGGCTCTCCTGTAGTCCTCTGCCACAACGACCTGCTGTGTAAGAACATAATCTATAATCAGCAAGGAG AAAATGTCAAGTTCATTGACTACGAATACGCTGGGTACAATTACCAAGCCTATGACATTGGGAACCACTTCAATGAATTTGCAg GCCTGAATGAGGTGGACTACAGCCACTACCCAGAGCGGAGTTTGCAGCTGCAGTGGCTGCACTCCTACCTGGAGGCCTATAAGGAACACAAAGGTCAAGGGTCAGAGGTCactgagacagaggtggaggtgcTCTACGTACAGGTCAACCGCTTCTCCCTG GCATCTCATTTCTTCTGGGGCCTATGGGCTCTGATTCAGGCAGCGTTCTCCACCATTGATTTTGACTTCCTGGG ATACGCAGTCCTTCGCTTCAGCCAGTACTTCAAGATGAAGCCAGAAGTTGCAGCGCTGCACTTTCCAGAATAA
- the LOC115180209 gene encoding uncharacterized protein C12orf45 homolog, whose translation MLKQKHHTTTKMELHLKNKKTSSQDLLACGNGGGLHDKLLLKSKGPKAGSSFQTERVPRSSVLDRLQNFLPQMAQANEKLKLQIEQAPEGHYDIERVEESGRVIEMDVSLVELSSSDSDSDRESSQDNDANSDSEEEIELTEENLKLPGNSQRQKKKVNIQVLEKQED comes from the exons ATGTTGAAGCAAAAGCATCATACAACGACGAAAATGGAATTAcatttgaaaaacaagaaaacaagctCACAAGACTTGCTCGCGTGTGGCAACGGAGGAG GTCTTCATGACAAGCTTCTCCTCAAGTCGAAGGGGCCCAAGGCTGGCAGTTCTTTTCAGACCGAGAGGGTCCCAAGAAGTAGTG tTCTGGACAGACTGCAGAACTTCCTGCCCCAGATGGCCCAGGCCAATGAGAAGCTCAAGTTGCAGATTGAGCAGGCACCTGAGGGCCACTATGAcatagagagggtggaggagtcTGGAAGGGTCATAGAGATG GATGTGTCGCTGGTGGAGCTCAGTAGTTCAGACAGCGACTCGGACAGAGAGTCTTCACAGGACAATGACGCCAACTCAGACTCTGAGGAGGAGATCGAGCTCACAGAGGAGAACCTCAAACTGCCTGGCAACAGCCAGAGGCAGAAAAAGAAGGTTAATATCCAAGTCCTGGAGAAACAAGAGGATTAG